The Arcobacter arenosus genome has a window encoding:
- a CDS encoding biotin--[acetyl-CoA-carboxylase] ligase, protein MEIIILEEVDSTHTYLKNKIKEEGFTYPICITAKKQTNGIGSRGNSWQGKEGNLFFSFVLEKKNLPKDLQLQSASIYFSFILKKVLSSLGSSLWLKWPNDFYIDDKKIGGTITTATKDLVLCGIGLNLIEVSSDFGKLDINIDIKETLENYFKKLEFEQSWKQIFSEYKIEFKKSENFTATINNNKISLKKAILNEDGSIEINNTRVFSLR, encoded by the coding sequence ATGGAAATTATTATTTTAGAAGAAGTAGACTCTACTCATACATATTTAAAAAACAAAATCAAAGAGGAAGGTTTTACTTATCCAATTTGTATAACTGCAAAAAAACAAACAAATGGTATAGGAAGTAGGGGAAACTCTTGGCAAGGTAAAGAAGGAAATTTGTTTTTTTCTTTTGTTTTAGAGAAAAAAAATCTTCCAAAAGATTTACAACTTCAAAGTGCTTCAATATATTTTTCTTTTATTCTAAAAAAAGTATTAAGCTCTTTAGGCTCTAGTTTATGGTTGAAGTGGCCAAATGACTTTTATATTGATGATAAAAAAATTGGTGGGACTATCACAACTGCAACAAAAGATTTAGTACTTTGTGGAATAGGATTAAATCTAATTGAAGTTAGTTCTGATTTTGGAAAACTTGATATAAATATTGATATAAAGGAAACTTTAGAAAACTATTTTAAAAAGTTAGAATTTGAACAATCTTGGAAGCAGATTTTTAGCGAATATAAGATAGAATTCAAAAAAAGCGAAAATTTCACAGCTACAATAAATAACAATAAAATTTCTTTAAAAAAAGCTATTTTAAATGAAGATGGCTCTATTGAAATTAATAATACAAGGGTTTTTAGTTTAAGATGA
- a CDS encoding GAF domain-containing sensor histidine kinase: protein MEEEISDIYDPNLFKLNDFDVLLQKILKHARSVLNAEAGSIYITEGDFLSFNVFQNDAMSYENIYRQFYSLKDVKLSLSEQEKYLAVKSFILDKTIAIDDVYEVEEFDFLGVKEFDKRFNYRTKSIITTPIVHPIENKKLGVLQLLNKSENDKLVPFTDKDKEVISMVSSFIALSISKAQDDIEKLKMLNEELEVANKLLEKRIQKEVIESEKKSAIIYHQSKLAFVGEMIGNIAHQWRQPLSAISTIASGLSLHIEMGIYNKKNAKNSLDNIVKTTKHLSQTIDDFRDFYKKDKSKNFFNLRKNIEQSLSIVEASLLSEYIEVVKDFDDSLKIYGYENEMKQAFLNIIQNSNDALVRNISKDKKRYIFISSKKVDEKVVIEIKDNAWGIDENILPKIFEQNFTTKESDGGTGIGLYMTRKIIEENMHGTIKVSNSEYIYKNKKYKGALFTITI from the coding sequence ATGGAAGAAGAAATTTCTGATATATATGATCCCAATCTTTTTAAACTAAACGATTTTGATGTTTTATTGCAAAAAATATTAAAACATGCAAGATCTGTGTTAAATGCTGAAGCTGGAAGTATATATATAACAGAAGGCGATTTCTTATCTTTTAATGTTTTTCAAAATGATGCAATGTCATATGAAAATATCTATAGACAATTTTATTCTTTAAAAGATGTTAAACTCTCATTAAGTGAACAAGAAAAATATTTAGCGGTAAAATCATTTATTTTAGATAAAACTATAGCCATTGATGATGTGTATGAAGTTGAAGAGTTCGATTTCTTGGGTGTTAAAGAGTTTGATAAACGATTTAATTATAGAACAAAATCAATTATTACCACTCCTATTGTTCATCCTATAGAAAATAAAAAGTTAGGAGTTTTACAACTTCTAAATAAATCTGAAAATGATAAGCTTGTACCTTTTACTGATAAAGATAAAGAGGTTATTTCAATGGTTAGCTCTTTTATTGCATTATCAATTTCAAAAGCACAAGATGATATTGAAAAATTAAAAATGTTAAATGAAGAACTTGAAGTAGCTAATAAATTATTAGAAAAAAGAATTCAAAAAGAAGTAATTGAAAGTGAAAAAAAATCTGCAATTATTTATCACCAAAGTAAATTAGCATTTGTAGGAGAAATGATTGGAAATATTGCCCATCAATGGAGGCAACCTTTAAGTGCTATTAGTACAATTGCAAGTGGGTTAAGTCTTCATATTGAAATGGGTATTTACAATAAAAAAAATGCAAAAAATAGTTTAGACAATATTGTTAAAACTACAAAACATCTATCTCAAACAATTGATGATTTTAGAGATTTTTATAAAAAAGATAAATCTAAAAACTTTTTTAATTTAAGAAAAAATATTGAACAAAGCCTTTCCATTGTTGAGGCTTCATTATTAAGTGAATATATTGAAGTTGTAAAAGATTTTGATGATTCTTTAAAAATTTATGGATATGAAAATGAGATGAAACAAGCTTTTTTAAATATTATTCAAAATTCTAACGATGCTTTAGTAAGAAATATTTCAAAAGATAAAAAAAGATATATATTTATATCTTCTAAAAAAGTTGATGAAAAAGTTGTTATTGAGATAAAAGATAATGCCTGGGGAATAGATGAAAATATATTACCAAAAATTTTTGAACAAAACTTTACAACAAAAGAGAGTGATGGTGGAACAGGTATAGGTCTTTATATGACAAGAAAGATTATCGAAGAGAATATGCATGGTACGATTAAAGTATCAAATAGTGAATATATTTACAAAAATAAAAAGTATAAAGGTGCACTTTTTACTATTACTATTTAA
- the fmt gene encoding methionyl-tRNA formyltransferase, which yields MSKKILFMGTPDYATKIFEEILDSSYELVGLFTQPDKPVGRKQVITPPHIKQFCLDKNLDIPIFQPEKLRGNQEAKKQIEALNPDYIIVAAYGQILPKEILDIAPCINLHASLLPKYRGASPIQESLLNDDEFTGVTSMLMEEGLDSGDILGLQYLKITPTMDVVEAFNKLSDIAAKLTITTLDNFENINPLKQNESEVSFCKKIKKEDGEVDFISAKKLHLKYKAYSFWPGVFLNSGLKIKDITLIENSSLNKEGEILDIKKDSILVSCKKGSIEIKTIQAPSKKAVNATDYIRGKRLEIGDILK from the coding sequence ATGTCTAAAAAAATTTTGTTTATGGGTACACCTGATTATGCAACAAAAATTTTTGAAGAGATTTTAGATAGTTCATATGAGCTTGTTGGACTTTTTACTCAGCCTGATAAACCAGTAGGAAGAAAACAAGTTATTACTCCTCCTCACATTAAACAGTTCTGTTTGGATAAAAATCTTGATATCCCTATTTTTCAACCTGAAAAATTAAGGGGAAATCAAGAGGCAAAAAAACAAATAGAAGCGTTAAATCCAGATTATATAATTGTTGCAGCCTATGGACAAATTTTGCCAAAAGAGATTTTAGATATTGCTCCATGTATAAATCTTCATGCATCTTTATTACCTAAATATAGAGGTGCAAGTCCTATTCAAGAATCGCTGTTAAATGATGATGAATTTACAGGGGTAACTTCAATGTTAATGGAAGAGGGACTTGATTCAGGAGATATTTTAGGTTTACAATATCTTAAAATCACACCAACTATGGATGTTGTTGAAGCTTTTAATAAGTTATCTGATATAGCTGCAAAATTAACAATAACTACATTAGATAACTTTGAAAATATAAATCCATTAAAACAAAATGAATCGGAAGTTAGTTTTTGTAAAAAAATAAAAAAAGAAGATGGTGAAGTTGATTTTATAAGTGCAAAAAAACTTCATTTAAAGTACAAAGCTTATTCTTTTTGGCCAGGTGTTTTTTTGAATTCAGGTTTAAAAATAAAAGATATTACACTAATTGAAAACTCTTCTTTAAACAAAGAGGGTGAAATTTTAGATATTAAAAAAGATTCTATTTTAGTATCTTGTAAAAAAGGATCTATAGAAATTAAAACCATCCAAGCTCCTTCAAAAAAAGCTGTTAATGCTACAGACTATATAAGAGGTAAAAGATTAGAAATTGGTGACATTTTAAAATAA
- the proB gene encoding glutamate 5-kinase, producing the protein MKRLVIKVGSAVLREDSVLAVDRLNNLVDLIAKLKNEKGYEIILVSSGAVAAGNTVLNLDRIEVLNRQVLAAIGQPLLMKHYKRRFREHNLKCAQMLLVEEDFDSRKRSANAKGVMEILLKNNIIPILNENDVIANQELLIGDNDQLAARAAYFFDADMLAILSDIDGLYDSNPHENLNAKMRKIVEKIKEYELEMKHTPNSEFATGGIVTKLKAADYVMKRGIPMYLTSGFDLTNAYDFLVEENHKSGTLFKAIKG; encoded by the coding sequence ATAAAAAGATTAGTTATAAAAGTAGGAAGCGCAGTTTTACGAGAAGACAGCGTTTTAGCAGTAGATAGACTTAATAATTTAGTTGATTTAATTGCAAAGCTTAAAAACGAAAAAGGTTATGAGATAATTTTAGTTAGTTCTGGTGCTGTTGCTGCTGGTAATACTGTATTAAATCTTGATAGAATTGAAGTATTAAATAGACAAGTATTAGCTGCAATTGGTCAACCTTTACTAATGAAACATTATAAAAGAAGATTTAGAGAACACAATTTAAAATGTGCACAGATGTTACTTGTAGAAGAGGATTTTGATTCAAGAAAAAGATCTGCAAATGCAAAAGGTGTAATGGAAATACTTTTAAAAAACAATATTATTCCTATTTTAAATGAAAATGATGTAATTGCAAATCAAGAATTATTAATTGGTGATAATGATCAACTTGCAGCTCGAGCAGCTTATTTCTTTGATGCAGATATGTTAGCTATTTTATCTGACATAGATGGATTATATGATAGTAATCCCCATGAAAATCTAAATGCAAAAATGAGAAAAATTGTAGAAAAAATAAAAGAGTACGAATTGGAAATGAAACACACTCCAAATTCTGAATTTGCTACAGGGGGAATAGTTACTAAACTTAAAGCTGCTGATTATGTAATGAAAAGAGGTATCCCTATGTACCTAACTTCAGGATTTGATTTAACAAATGCATATGATTTTTTAGTAGAAGAAAATCATAAAAGTGGAACACTTTTTAAAGCAATAAAAGGATAA
- the obgE gene encoding GTPase ObgE, translated as MFIDSVKFTVFSGKGGQGCASFRREKFVIKGGPDGGDGGKGGDVYFQVDNNTDTLSWYKGRAVLKANNGRPGEGRNKTGKSADPLILVVPPGTQVIDNQTGEVLLDLLEEGQKELFLEGGKGGLGNTHFKNASNQRPTYCQPGLPGQSLEIRLELKLIADVGLVGYPNVGKSTLISTSSNASPEIANYEFTTITPKLGVVEVGDFNSFVMADIPGIIDGASEGRGLGLEFLKHIERTKTLLFMIDIANYRTTIEQYQVLKEEVKKFSTELSGRNFAIALTKVDAYYGEDLEGDIKAFIEDIGLEVSSSNEYGFDKSLPYYVQDLTFNKFDEQKPFFVLPISSVTHLNTNSIRFALYELIGQNK; from the coding sequence GTGTTTATAGATAGCGTTAAATTTACTGTTTTTTCAGGAAAAGGTGGACAAGGTTGTGCATCATTTAGAAGAGAAAAATTTGTTATTAAAGGTGGTCCTGATGGAGGAGATGGTGGAAAAGGTGGAGATGTTTACTTTCAAGTAGACAACAACACTGATACATTATCTTGGTATAAAGGTAGAGCAGTTTTAAAGGCAAATAATGGAAGACCTGGTGAGGGTAGAAATAAAACTGGTAAATCAGCTGATCCATTAATTTTAGTTGTACCTCCTGGAACTCAAGTTATAGATAATCAAACTGGTGAAGTTTTATTAGACCTTTTAGAAGAGGGACAAAAAGAGTTGTTTCTTGAAGGTGGAAAGGGTGGTTTAGGTAACACTCATTTTAAAAACGCAAGTAATCAAAGACCAACATACTGCCAGCCTGGACTTCCTGGGCAAAGTCTTGAGATTAGACTTGAATTAAAACTTATTGCTGATGTTGGTTTAGTGGGATATCCAAATGTAGGAAAATCTACGTTAATTTCGACTTCGTCAAATGCAAGTCCCGAGATTGCAAACTATGAGTTTACAACTATTACTCCAAAATTAGGTGTTGTTGAAGTTGGTGATTTTAACTCTTTTGTTATGGCTGATATTCCTGGAATTATTGATGGAGCATCAGAAGGAAGAGGATTAGGTTTAGAGTTTTTAAAACATATTGAAAGAACAAAAACTTTACTTTTTATGATAGATATCGCAAACTATAGAACAACAATTGAACAATACCAAGTATTAAAAGAAGAGGTGAAAAAATTCTCAACTGAACTTAGTGGAAGAAATTTTGCTATTGCCTTAACAAAAGTTGATGCATATTACGGAGAAGATTTAGAAGGGGATATTAAAGCTTTTATTGAAGATATTGGACTAGAAGTAAGTTCTTCAAATGAATATGGATTTGATAAATCATTACCATATTATGTTCAAGATTTAACTTTTAATAAATTTGATGAACAAAAACCATTTTTTGTATTACCAATTTCATCAGTAACACACTTAAACACAAATTCAATTAGATTTGCTTTATATGAGCTAATAGGACAAAACAAGTGA
- the rpmA gene encoding 50S ribosomal protein L27 codes for MAHKKGQGSTQNNRDSAGKRLGVKKFGGETVRAGNIIIRQRGTKVHCGENVGIGKDHTIYALIDGVVKFEVKDKDRKKVSVYAS; via the coding sequence ATGGCTCACAAGAAAGGTCAAGGATCTACTCAGAATAATAGAGATTCAGCTGGAAAAAGACTTGGTGTTAAAAAGTTTGGTGGTGAAACAGTAAGAGCTGGAAATATCATCATTAGACAAAGAGGTACAAAAGTACACTGCGGAGAAAACGTAGGAATTGGAAAAGACCACACTATTTACGCACTAATTGATGGTGTTGTTAAATTTGAAGTAAAAGACAAAGATAGAAAAAAAGTATCTGTATACGCTTCTTAA
- the rplU gene encoding 50S ribosomal protein L21 — protein sequence MYAIIKCGGKQYKVSEGDILDIDYTGKAAKETLEITDVLAINDGELKTGDAVSTAKVEAEVVLDGTGVNRDKKVIIYKKRRRKDSKLKRGFRRSFTKVRITKIAA from the coding sequence ATGTACGCAATTATTAAGTGTGGTGGTAAGCAGTACAAAGTATCTGAGGGTGATATTTTAGATATAGATTATACTGGTAAAGCTGCTAAAGAAACTTTAGAAATCACTGATGTTTTAGCAATAAACGATGGTGAGTTAAAAACTGGTGATGCTGTATCTACTGCAAAAGTAGAAGCTGAGGTTGTTTTAGATGGAACTGGTGTAAATAGAGATAAAAAAGTTATTATTTACAAAAAAAGAAGAAGAAAAGATTCTAAGTTAAAAAGAGGTTTCAGAAGAAGCTTCACAAAAGTTAGAATTACTAAAATCGCTGCATAA
- a CDS encoding Rid family detoxifying hydrolase, with amino-acid sequence MEFLESSKLPEAIGPYSQAVRANGFIYTSAQIPLTHDGDIVVRDIKKQTRQVLENLKNLLEDSGSSMDKVIKVNVHLENMDDFGIVNVLFAEAFGDHKPARTTVEARRLPMGSMVVMDAIALPIEFR; translated from the coding sequence ATGGAATTTTTAGAGAGTAGTAAACTACCAGAGGCAATTGGACCATACTCACAAGCAGTTAGAGCAAATGGATTTATTTATACATCAGCGCAAATACCTTTAACACATGATGGTGATATAGTTGTTAGAGATATTAAAAAACAAACTAGACAAGTATTAGAAAACTTAAAAAACCTACTTGAAGATTCTGGAAGTTCTATGGATAAAGTTATAAAAGTTAATGTACATTTAGAAAATATGGATGATTTTGGTATTGTGAATGTACTATTTGCAGAAGCTTTTGGAGATCATAAACCAGCGAGAACAACTGTTGAAGCAAGAAGATTGCCAATGGGTTCTATGGTAGTTATGGATGCAATTGCATTACCAATAGAATTTAGATAG
- the dnaG gene encoding DNA primase, with translation MITKDSIENLKNHLDIVDVISQYVELKKSGANFKACCPFHGEDTPSFVVSPAKQIYHCFGCGAGGNNAISFVMEYEKLSFPEAIEKLASMYNFNLSYDETNQKKQDLKVLEEVNKFYQKLFVNNTIAKEYIKKRGISEFSIEKFEIGYAPSSSDTINFLKNNYFNLADAKELGVIDTGQNGLYSRFIERITFPIYSQSGKIVGFGGRTITGHNAKYVNSPQTKIFNKSKLLYGYNLAKEHIYKRNRIIVTEGYLDVIMLHQAGFTTAVATLGTALTKEHLPLIRRGEPRVILAYDGDKAGLNAAFKASVMLSQGDFEGGVVIFGEGKDPADMVNDGKIEELNKIFDNPKPFIPFAIDYIISKYDINDPSSKQKALLEANDYLKSLGIIYQDEYKRYLAQRLNVRETLIKTTTDNVRPTEVNLTKIDIAELCIIKTILEKPSRLDKVLDLVDASMFEYHRNEFELLITDIKNQSFNGILLNDKLEVYDDERLNSELLVLLLKFYTNKLRSVQYDQTLAFREKATMLRKIKDNIYQLKLGKLVSYNL, from the coding sequence ATGATTACAAAAGACTCCATAGAAAATTTAAAAAACCACCTTGATATTGTAGATGTTATTTCACAATATGTAGAATTAAAAAAAAGTGGTGCAAACTTTAAAGCTTGTTGCCCCTTTCATGGAGAAGATACTCCCTCTTTTGTTGTAAGCCCTGCAAAACAAATTTACCATTGTTTTGGTTGTGGTGCAGGTGGGAATAATGCCATTAGTTTCGTAATGGAATATGAAAAACTATCTTTTCCTGAAGCAATTGAAAAATTAGCTTCTATGTACAATTTTAATTTAAGTTATGACGAAACAAATCAGAAAAAACAAGATTTAAAAGTATTAGAAGAGGTTAATAAATTTTATCAAAAACTTTTTGTTAACAACACTATTGCAAAAGAATATATTAAAAAAAGAGGAATCTCAGAGTTTTCAATAGAAAAATTTGAAATAGGATATGCTCCAAGTTCAAGCGATACAATTAATTTTTTAAAAAACAATTATTTTAACCTTGCAGATGCAAAAGAATTGGGTGTAATTGATACAGGACAAAATGGCTTATATTCTAGATTTATTGAACGAATCACTTTCCCTATATATTCACAAAGTGGAAAAATAGTTGGTTTTGGTGGTAGAACAATTACAGGACATAATGCTAAATATGTAAATTCACCCCAAACAAAAATATTTAATAAATCAAAACTACTTTATGGGTATAACCTTGCAAAAGAGCATATATATAAAAGAAATAGAATTATTGTAACAGAAGGTTATTTAGATGTAATTATGCTACATCAAGCAGGTTTTACAACTGCTGTAGCTACACTTGGTACAGCATTGACTAAAGAACATTTACCCTTAATTAGAAGGGGAGAGCCAAGAGTTATTCTTGCTTATGATGGTGATAAAGCTGGTTTGAATGCAGCTTTTAAAGCTTCAGTTATGCTTTCTCAAGGAGATTTTGAAGGTGGTGTTGTTATCTTTGGTGAAGGTAAAGATCCTGCTGATATGGTAAATGATGGAAAAATTGAAGAGTTAAATAAAATATTTGATAATCCAAAACCATTTATTCCTTTTGCAATAGATTACATAATTTCAAAATATGATATAAATGATCCAAGTTCTAAACAAAAAGCACTTTTAGAAGCAAACGATTATTTAAAATCATTGGGGATAATTTATCAAGATGAATATAAAAGATATTTAGCCCAAAGATTAAATGTACGGGAAACTTTAATAAAAACTACAACTGATAATGTAAGACCTACAGAAGTTAACTTAACAAAAATAGATATTGCCGAATTATGTATAATAAAAACAATTTTAGAAAAACCAAGTAGATTAGATAAGGTTTTAGATTTAGTTGACGCTTCTATGTTTGAGTATCATAGAAATGAATTTGAATTATTAATTACAGATATTAAAAATCAAAGTTTTAATGGGATTTTATTAAATGATAAATTAGAAGTTTATGATGATGAAAGATTAAATAGTGAATTATTAGTATTATTACTGAAATTTTATACAAATAAATTAAGAAGTGTTCAATATGATCAGACTTTAGCTTTTAGGGAAAAAGCAACAATGTTGAGAAAAATTAAAGATAATATATATCAATTAAAATTAGGTAAATTAGTAAGTTATAATTTATAA
- a CDS encoding tetratricopeptide repeat protein produces MDSILLEYRDPLFGVVVLFALIFAISFLTHSFSVYKEKKARKDYKKLLRRFEIGKLKEEDYVHLYKTYNLPFDSIILLASTFLQKGNYNKAISVYLSLLEIVTDRVKKEELLELLGTTYFKSGFMQRSRDIFLRILKFSPRNKKALHHLLIINEKLKEYEKAKEVIECLDEIGEDTKKDKVFIETLSIINDPLESFEKKGEKLYKIFKENNEVQRLVANFFLRYNKEFFWKHLEEFEPKKFTDLMWYLNFDDIDFEKVSKNDFLNELYNAKGYLDTLDHSNDFVFDILIALNKHEHKIPATVDFEFICSSCKQIHPMFDTRCPHCHSILSFGVKHNIVKDLVERNQSLQ; encoded by the coding sequence TTGGACAGTATACTCTTAGAATATAGAGATCCATTATTTGGTGTTGTAGTACTTTTTGCACTTATTTTTGCAATATCTTTCTTAACTCACTCTTTTTCTGTTTATAAAGAGAAAAAGGCTAGAAAAGATTATAAAAAACTTTTAAGAAGATTTGAAATTGGGAAATTAAAAGAAGAGGATTATGTACACCTATATAAAACTTATAACCTTCCCTTTGATTCAATTATTCTTTTAGCTTCAACTTTCTTACAAAAAGGTAATTACAACAAAGCTATATCAGTTTATTTATCACTTTTAGAGATTGTTACAGATAGAGTAAAAAAAGAGGAATTATTAGAACTACTTGGAACAACATATTTTAAAAGTGGTTTTATGCAAAGATCAAGGGATATATTTTTAAGAATTTTAAAATTTTCTCCTAGAAATAAAAAAGCTCTCCACCATCTACTTATTATTAATGAAAAGTTAAAAGAGTATGAGAAAGCAAAAGAGGTAATCGAGTGCTTAGATGAGATTGGTGAAGATACAAAAAAAGATAAAGTTTTTATTGAAACACTTAGCATAATAAATGATCCATTAGAATCTTTTGAAAAAAAAGGTGAAAAACTTTATAAGATTTTTAAAGAAAACAATGAAGTGCAAAGACTTGTTGCAAACTTTTTTCTAAGATACAATAAAGAGTTTTTTTGGAAACACTTAGAGGAATTTGAACCAAAAAAATTCACCGATTTAATGTGGTATTTAAATTTTGATGATATTGATTTTGAAAAAGTTTCAAAAAATGATTTTTTAAATGAACTTTACAATGCAAAAGGATACTTAGATACACTAGACCATAGTAATGACTTTGTATTTGATATTTTAATTGCTTTAAATAAACATGAACATAAAATTCCAGCTACAGTTGATTTTGAATTTATTTGTAGTTCATGTAAACAAATACATCCTATGTTTGATACAAGATGCCCACACTGTCACTCAATTTTAAGTTTTGGAGTAAAACATAATATAGTAAAGGACTTAGTTGAAAGAAATCAATCTCTACAGTGA
- the rnhA gene encoding ribonuclease HI — protein sequence MKEINLYSDGSSLGNPGPGGWGTILEYKGKEKELSGACENTTNNQMELKGVIEGLKALKEPCVVNIISDSTYVVKGINEWLNSWIKNNWKTASKKPVKNVELWQEYVEVSSMHKINATWVKGHAGHEHNERCDILARSQAENLKGE from the coding sequence TTGAAAGAAATCAATCTCTACAGTGATGGTTCATCTTTAGGAAATCCAGGACCTGGTGGCTGGGGAACTATTTTAGAATACAAAGGGAAAGAGAAGGAACTCTCTGGTGCATGTGAAAATACAACAAATAATCAAATGGAATTAAAAGGTGTAATTGAAGGTTTAAAAGCTTTAAAAGAACCTTGTGTTGTAAATATTATCTCTGATTCAACATATGTTGTAAAAGGGATAAATGAATGGCTTAATTCTTGGATTAAAAATAATTGGAAAACTGCATCAAAAAAACCTGTTAAAAATGTAGAACTTTGGCAGGAATATGTAGAAGTTAGTAGTATGCATAAAATCAATGCTACTTGGGTAAAAGGTCATGCTGGGCATGAACATAATGAAAGATGTGATATACTTGCACGCTCACAAGCAGAAAATTTAAAGGGAGAATAA
- the rnc gene encoding ribonuclease III, protein MDDYSKLEKCLAYQFKNKDLIIEALTHKSYKKPYNNERLEFLGDAVLNLIVGEYLFKKFPKSNEGDLSKIRASLVNETGFTKLANDIKLGDYIYISNAEERNKGRSKASILSDAFEAIMGAIYLESGLETLKPIILNLLENSYDKINLDVLFSDYKTALQEITQAEFGSIPEYKIEGSYGPDHKKEFEVSIWIDGKSYGKAIGKSKKLAQQAVAKIAIEKLKK, encoded by the coding sequence ATGGATGATTATTCAAAATTAGAAAAGTGTTTGGCTTATCAGTTTAAAAATAAAGATCTGATAATCGAAGCACTTACGCATAAAAGTTATAAAAAACCTTATAACAATGAAAGACTTGAGTTTTTAGGGGATGCCGTTTTAAACTTAATTGTTGGGGAATACCTTTTTAAAAAATTTCCAAAATCAAATGAAGGTGATTTATCAAAAATAAGAGCTAGTTTAGTTAATGAAACAGGTTTCACAAAACTTGCAAATGATATTAAACTTGGAGATTATATTTATATTTCAAATGCTGAAGAGAGAAATAAAGGTAGAAGTAAAGCTTCTATTTTATCAGATGCATTTGAAGCAATTATGGGTGCTATATATTTAGAGTCGGGTTTAGAAACACTTAAACCAATTATTTTAAACTTATTAGAAAACTCATATGATAAAATCAATCTTGATGTTTTATTTAGTGATTACAAAACTGCCTTACAGGAGATAACGCAAGCAGAATTTGGGTCAATTCCTGAATATAAAATTGAAGGTTCATATGGACCTGACCATAAAAAAGAGTTTGAAGTATCAATTTGGATAGATGGAAAATCATATGGAAAAGCTATTGGTAAAAGTAAAAAACTTGCACAACAAGCTGTTGCAAAAATAGCAATTGAAAAATTAAAGAAATAA